The genomic interval ttaaattaataaataaataaatagtttaacatttttaaactgctatatttaatcattaatttttaaatcaattaatGACGatcaaaaaagaaatacaaatacatatattttgaaGCATGTACTTGTACATGTATTTTCTAGTCGAAGCTGGGCCGTGAGGATGAATGTGAGTCAGCTGAACACCTCCATGCAATGCAAGCTGGACACCAGGATTACCTCGGTCCTCTTCCCCTGCTTGTACTCTGCCCTCTTCCTGGCTGCCATCATCCTCAACTGCTTGGCTGCATGGATCTTCTTCCAGATCCACAGCAGCTCCACTTTTGTGGTCTACCTAAAGAATGTGGTGGTGGCTGACCTGCTCATGACACTGACTGTTCCTTTGAAGGTATTAACGGACGCAGGCATCGGCTCAGCCACATTGAGAGCCATCTACTGCCGCTACACGGCCGTGGTCTTCTACACCACCATGTACATCAGCATCCTGCTGCTGGGTCTTATCAGCCTGGACCGCTACCTTAAAATCGTGCGGCCTTTCGGAAAGTGTGCGCTGCAGCGGGTTGGTGTGGGTAAGGCAGTGTGCGCAGGGGTCTGGGCCATCATGGTGGCTTTTGCGCTGCCAAATGTGATCCTGACTGACCGTGAGCTTCCTGTGAGTCGTAGTGAAAAGCTGAAATGCAGCAGCATGAAGAGTAAGCTCGGCCTACGCTGGCACGAAGGCTTTAACTACTTTTGCCAGGTGGTGTTCTGGGGAACGCTGATTTTAATGGCCATCTGCTACACCTTCATCAGCAGGAAGGTTTACGAGTCGTACCGCGCCTCAAGGAGCAGCTCCGGCACCGCCAGCAAACGCACCAAGTCCAAGGTATGATGCAGTACATGTTACTCTGACTGACACTCAAATATGGGAAATATGGGAGAGAATACTGCTCACCGAGGCTAAACATTCACTGCTAATTTGGGTGAATGATGTTATGTGCAAAGTAAAGAAACGGTAACAAAGCTAGCAGAGGAAGCGATACAAAATGAGCTTTTCATGCATCCGTAATGATCTGAAATTGAAACTTACCACACAAATATAAGGATTTGTGAAAAAAGCACGAGATGAGATGTTTCGAAACCAAATATTATACAGATCTGCGTGTGTACAATAGTTTATTGCAaagctgttgaattcttgaatcaaACCACAAGATTCCATTATACAGCTTACCGAGTTTGAATAATCCAAATAATTGTATTAAGTAATATACCTATTCAACATAGCAATATTTCTtaataaaatagatataaaGTTTAAACATTGATAGTATGTGATACCGGAAAATTGTTCATAGATATTGAGCATCATTAAATCAACTGACAAAATTttttatctgtctttctttaataattgaaaattattattattaaattattaaagacCATTTTACAGGgtctttggatgttgtttgtATCCAATGGATATCTGACACTAATCTGTACAgtgtaataataaatcatattttcaaAGACGTTCTTAGACGAtcttagaaaacaataaataattgatGGTCATTTAATGCTGATTTTTTGACCCAGTAACTGCATCTTGTCCATAAAAACAAGCAGGGAGTAAAAATCAGAAGCTTGTGACTTGCGTACAAATGATAACAGACTCACTGTAAGTCGTGTTGCTGATGTCTCGTATCATATCGTTTCTTCTCAGGTGTTTGTCGTAGTCGGCGTGTTCTTTGTATGCTTCGCTCCCTTCCACTTGGCCCGAGTTCCCTACACCCTCACTCAAACCCGAGGCACGTCGACACATTGCTGGGCTCAGAAGCAGCTCTACTTGGCGAAGGAGATCACGCTCTGGCTGTCAGCCACCAACATTTGCTTGGACCCTCTCATCTACGTCTTCCTGTGCCGGGTCTTCCGCAGGAAATTAACTGCTACTCTTTGCCGCAAGCCTTTACCCCGTGGAGGGCTAGAGTCCCCTACAGAAACCTCAACCAAGCAGGAGCTGTCTCACATGGGTCAGTGTAACAATGCTAACGAGATCCACTCGCATTAATGTCATCATTAACGTGGACGTCACATGATGCCTGGACTTCAGAGTAATATCAGAGCAATTTTATAAAATGGTCTTTTTtactgcatatacagtacatttactgaAACCTGTTGAAATacctgtatatactgtagatcgTATGACTgggttttattaaaacatttatccAAACCCAGTACACCACTTGTACGCAGTTTTAATGTAGGACTCGAGAATACAATATTGTAATGATTTAGAGTCTAatctatattaatattatgaGAAAAGTGCGTGTACTTGAAATTTGCCTTCTCGATGTCTGTAAGTATTAGAGACGGCTCGTGCCTTGCTTTTAATGGTGTTTTAATGGCACTTCATGTGAGTATCTGTGGTggccttaaaaaaaacatttgctgtctctttctcttcctatcACATATTTCTTTGCCATCTCAATTTTAATAAACCATAAATCTCTTAAAACGACCCTATTCTGAGAAGATGTTTAAAGATATTTATAGCTATTTATTATTCCTTACTGATCTCATATATTGGCCAgtgactaaataaaaaatttggaaTGAGTTAATAGAGTTAATAACCTCACATTGGCACCATGAATAAGAAAAGGAATTTTAAGACCTCTTCAACTTACGGAGTTCCAAAATATCCAACATTCCTGAAAATTAATTCAATGGATCTTGTATTGAAGCAAACCAactttaactagatttgtaaagtttgtcatgacaaactttgatgttggctttgacgatgcaagtattcgcaacggatggtgctttttggaggcaagtggacataagggttagtgttgcttttggaggcaagtggacagaaagctagaacatttggaggtaagcagAGACAAgcgtgtgacatcatccaaatactcctgaggaagttccccttattgtgctgagtgttttgatatatcacatgcccatgttgtgcaatttttttcttttcacgtgACAttacgtgacgtcacgtgacatcatcagaatacacgtgaggaagttcccctcattgttctgagtgttttgatatgtcacatgtccatgttgtaaaaagttttttgattttgcatattttgggggcggggctgcggcacaaacgaaaggccagtcgatacaccaatttaaaaatttgttcagagtatcaccctaaaggagctggccgagtttggtgtagatagttcgaaagcttgccgagttataaaccttcaaatttataatgggagtctatgggaaaaaaggtcactttgagacccagtaccggaagtaccggtactcggatcgcttataaaagtaatagcaacaaacttcagaccagcgtctacaacatatctgaatttggtgcatgtggctcgaaagccctaggaggagttactcttgataaatttttgtctaagcttaaataggaaaacagaatgttggcttctacaaagccaacataattattggtttctgttttttacatatacatttttaagcTGTGTCACAAATTGCATGCATTAATCAACGCCGTTTTCGAGTCTTTTGTGTGTTCATACTGAAAATTCTAACAAGACATTTGaactgaaaaagagaaagtgagattattagaaaattagaatagcactttattttataattaatgtagTATTCAaagtaaatatgtaataatttgAAGTCTTGTACATACTTTACATGTCGAATAAAGTTGGAAAATAAGtgcatttatgtttttttttttttcaaaagtggAAATCTTTTATGTCTAAACTTACACTTAAAAAGTGAATGCAGGTTGTTTTCCCCtaaacatcagtgtcagatcgaaCAGTACATATTTCAAGGGTTATTTTTTGgtgaccttttatttttattacacttaaAAAGTGTAGGTTTTGACATAAAATCTATTTCTCTTATACACCGAATGACTGGATGCTTTACATCAATCCTGtagaattttcatttcactttaatTGAGTGGAATTCGTCATTGTTGGAAATCTACGAAGAATTTCTAgactgctcagttgtaagttaataaaatatcatatcatatcatacaaATGCATCTTTAAAatacatcataaataaataacaaatagataaataaataaataaatcctgcaTACTTACCTAACAAATATtggatatgtaaaaaaaaaaacaattaaataaaaagccaCATAAATTTCTTAACACAacatgtattttacattttaatttattacttttaaattttctagaatttattgtatttattgtaagTTTGTGGATACTGTTGGAATTTGAGAATTTCCCACTTGGATGAAtaaagtgtctgtctgtctgtctgtctgtctgtctatcaaaATTATCCAGTATTGCCTAAGACACTGTGTATTATGACAAAGTAttcataatataatttaaatcagcttttgacattttgaagcaCCTGATAATGAATGCAGGTTGTTTTTCCataaacatcagtgtcagatcgaaCAGTACATATttcaacatatttatttttcccctctaACATTGCTTATGCTCACATTATGTGTGGTATCTGAGATCTGAAAAGTGCTGCatgcattaaaaacacattcacattttgtgCAGTCATgctgttttcatttcctttctacTAATCTTACTTAAGCTGCGTTTTTTCCTTTGGCTTCTGTTTCATGTCTTGTTTGTGTGGGATAGTTGTGCTATCACTTTAGAATTAAGTTTCAGTTTATTTGGCTAGTTAATAATAACTAGCGTGTGATTTTTCAATATTATCAAAACAAAGTCTGTTAATAAATGGGAATGTGGCTTAAACTATGAGGTAATATTAATAACTATGAGGTAATTTAAATAACTATGAGGTAATATAAATAACTATGAGGATTCTTTAGTTAATTGGTACCTAATACTTGCTAAAACCACTGAATCATATAGACAACAAAATGTTAATCACTCTCGTTAGTTACTGACTAATAGGCTAATTTACATGAATGGTATACACGCTTATCCAAAGCCACAccaggattaagggccttgctcaagggccagcattggcagcttgttggaactgggattcaaacttgcaaccttctgattggttgtccaacaccttaaccacatctCCATTGATTACATAAGCAATtagtaatatttaatacaagGAATGTAAGAATACCTGCAAAGATTTTCCAGActgctttaaaatgtatttctcaTCATTCATGCACAAGAAAGAAGGTAAGAACAAACCAAATTTGTATAACGTCTATGAATACCTGTGTAcagtaaatatatgaataataaagtaTGCATTGCTGGCGCTGCACTGATCGCACGAAGCCGTCATTGAGGCTTgtgtagtggttagcacatttatCTCACACTTCTGGGGTTGCCAGTCGATTCCTCCCCTTTACTCTGTGTctgcagagtttgcatgttctccctgtgattCAGGGTTTTCTGAATGGTTTCCAGTCCAAACGCTGATtttcatctctaaattgtttgtagtgtttgACGGAGTGTGTGAATGCTTTCCATTGTGGTAAGACATGCTAAGACACTGTGTTTTGCAAGAACCTGCTAAACTTTTTCATTAGTAtgcataatataatttaaatcagCTTTTAAAACTTTGAAGCCCTTTATAATGAATGCAGATTGTTCTTCCataaacatcagtgtcagatgtTTAGGGAAACAGTACATAATTCAagggttattttttattttccccctttttatttatctaacatTGCTTATGCTCACATTAGATGTGATATCTGAGATCTGAAAAGTGCTGCatgcattaaaaacacattcacattttgtgCAGTCATgctgttttcatttcctttctacTAATCTTAAttaagctgtgtttttttcatttggcCTCTTTTTCATGccttgtttgagtgtgtgaatgtgtgtgtgtgatagtatCATGCAATGAGTTAGTACGCTATCCAGGGGCATGGTGTTGCAGACCTTGTGTCATGAGTccactgggatagactccagttTTCACTGTGCCATGAGTCCCTGTGGATAATAGGAGTAgatgatggatagatggaaggatggatgaatggatggatggatagatggatgaatggatagactCCAGGTGAGTGTGCATCCTTGTGGAAGAATGTAGACTCACATGGAGAAGTGAAGATTGTCAGATGTTAAGCATTTGTATTCAATTactttcaattcatttcaattttatttcttaaagcattttttaacaattgacattgtctcaaagcagctttaaagaacataatctttgtatgtgtatttatttgcatttatcccGCAAGGTCAAACTCCATTAGATagaagatgaagaaaccttgagaggaaccagacttaaaagtgaaccttatcctcatctgggtgacaccagagttTATTGTAGATTCAACACTGTCTCTTCCAGGCTTTTAAATGCTCAATGATGGAGATCTAGCATATGTAGGATGttatattgtgtattgattaagaggTTGTTCTCCTCTAAGTCCTCATGGGGTCGGCATCTTCTCTTTTAATGTCTGAAACTGGAACTGATGGGTAAAGCGAGAAgtaagtggagaggaattagcatagctgctgatCATAATACTAGCAGGCACTAGATGATAATcagcacagtggcttagtgtttgTCACCTCTGCCTCAAACATACAAGGTTGGTGGTCTGATTTGTATCTCCaccatgtgtgtggagtttgcagaGGTGGTTTCCTCCAGGCACACCGGTTTCTTCTCTAGTATAAAGACGTGTGTTGAAGACtgtttggcatctctaaattgtctgtgtgtgaatgggtgtgtcagtgtgtgattgtgccctgcagtGGGTTGATGCACCATACAGGGCTGACCGGAAAGccgtgagtttgaatcccaggtccagcaAGATTTGTCAAGTTGAATTGTTGTCCTCCATCCTGGCTTTGGCCTAAACTCAAGCTTGGTCTCGAGAATTGATGCCATATCAATGGGacattttttgaattttttttatttaaaataaattcaaaaatcCAAACGGTTCCTGATTACTGAGGCTAAAGTTTGAGatatattaataattctatACAATATCCTTACAAGGATGATAGaacaaatgtttgtgtgtgtgtgtgtgtgtgtgtgtgtgtgtgtgtgtgtgtgtgtgtgtgtgtgtgtgtgtgtgtgtgtgtttatcacttAGTATCCAGCAGATGGAGTCACAACTTTATAACTGAACCTCCATTTTTCTAACAGCTTAAGAAAATTCAGAGACATTCAACGTtcaataaaactgtgtgtgtgtgtgtgtgtatgtgtgtgtgtgtgtgtgtgtgtgtaaagcataTCAAAAGGCATGAAAGAATGGACATGTCTAACTGAGTATATGAGTTTTTGGATTTATGGCCTAAAcaggttactgaagatgaataaataattcattcattcattcatcttctaccgcttatccgaactacctcgggtcacggggagcctgtgcctatctcaggcgtcattgggcatcaaggcaggatacaccctggacggagtgccaacccatcgcagggcacacacacacactcactcactcatgcaatcacacactagggacaattttccagagatgccaatcaacctaccatgcatgtctttggaccggggaggaaaccggagtacccggaggaaacccccgaggcacggggagaacatgcaaactccacacacacaaggtggaggcgggaatcgaaccccgaccctggaggtgtgaggcgaacgtgctaa from Tachysurus vachellii isolate PV-2020 chromosome 1, HZAU_Pvac_v1, whole genome shotgun sequence carries:
- the LOC132848641 gene encoding P2Y purinoceptor 13-like, which translates into the protein MNVSQLNTSMQCKLDTRITSVLFPCLYSALFLAAIILNCLAAWIFFQIHSSSTFVVYLKNVVVADLLMTLTVPLKVLTDAGIGSATLRAIYCRYTAVVFYTTMYISILLLGLISLDRYLKIVRPFGKCALQRVGVGKAVCAGVWAIMVAFALPNVILTDRELPVSRSEKLKCSSMKSKLGLRWHEGFNYFCQVVFWGTLILMAICYTFISRKVYESYRASRSSSGTASKRTKSKVFVVVGVFFVCFAPFHLARVPYTLTQTRGTSTHCWAQKQLYLAKEITLWLSATNICLDPLIYVFLCRVFRRKLTATLCRKPLPRGGLESPTETSTKQELSHMGQCNNANEIHSH